One genomic region from Yersinia canariae encodes:
- a CDS encoding winged helix-turn-helix transcriptional regulator, whose amino-acid sequence MQRTSFQDMPCPVARSLERVGEWWSMLIIRDAFQGLTRFDEFQQSLQLSPTILTRRLKYLVENGILEKRLYHSRPARYEYLLTERGNDFFPVIAALFHWGNQHFAPDGPAVILADRRTGAPIEPILLNNATQQPIRAEDVTLAAGSVRSDIINKRLALMQMKDSANARYSPHSIQSPKEK is encoded by the coding sequence ATGCAAAGAACGAGCTTTCAAGATATGCCCTGCCCGGTTGCTCGTTCTCTTGAACGGGTTGGAGAATGGTGGAGCATGCTAATCATCCGTGATGCCTTTCAGGGATTAACACGATTTGATGAATTTCAGCAAAGTTTGCAACTTTCACCGACTATCCTCACCCGCCGCCTCAAGTACTTGGTGGAAAACGGTATCTTGGAGAAACGGCTTTATCACTCTCGCCCGGCTCGTTATGAATACTTATTAACTGAACGTGGTAATGATTTTTTCCCAGTGATAGCCGCCTTGTTTCACTGGGGTAATCAACATTTTGCGCCCGACGGCCCCGCAGTGATACTGGCGGATCGCCGTACCGGTGCGCCTATCGAACCAATCCTGCTGAACAATGCCACTCAGCAACCTATCCGCGCAGAAGATGTTACCCTCGCGGCAGGTTCAGTCAGGAGCGATATAATTAATAAACGGTTGGCATTGATGCAGATGAAAGATTCAGCAAATGCTAGGTATTCCCCCCATTCAATTCAGTCTCCAAAGGAAAAATAA
- the pqiC gene encoding membrane integrity-associated transporter subunit PqiC, with translation MMKWMAVIAALLLSACSSTPSKTYYQLPALSAPVGATSSVASRQLWVEHVGVADYLAAAGVVYQTNDVQYVIASNNLWASPLDQQLQQTLVTNLSHALPGWLVSSQPLDSDQDVLNVTVTGFHGRYDGRAIISGVWILKHRGQLIKQPFDLALKQNEDGYDTLIRSLAEGWQQEAKAIAAQLR, from the coding sequence ATGATGAAATGGATGGCAGTTATCGCAGCGCTGTTACTGAGCGCATGCAGCAGTACACCCAGCAAAACATACTATCAGTTACCTGCACTCAGTGCGCCTGTGGGGGCGACCAGCAGTGTGGCGTCACGGCAACTGTGGGTTGAGCATGTTGGCGTGGCTGACTATTTGGCTGCTGCGGGCGTGGTGTATCAAACCAATGACGTACAGTATGTGATTGCCAGCAACAACCTGTGGGCCAGCCCGTTGGATCAGCAGTTGCAGCAGACCTTGGTGACTAATCTGAGTCATGCATTGCCGGGTTGGTTGGTGTCCTCACAACCACTTGATAGCGATCAGGATGTACTTAATGTGACTGTCACCGGGTTCCACGGCCGTTATGACGGAAGAGCTATCATCAGTGGTGTTTGGATACTTAAACACCGGGGGCAACTGATTAAACAGCCGTTTGATTTAGCACTTAAACAGAACGAAGATGGCTATGACACGCTAATTCGTTCTCTGGCCGAGGGCTGGCAGCAGGAAGCTAAGGCGATTGCAGCCCAACTGCGCTGA
- the pqiB gene encoding intermembrane transport protein PqiB, protein MTDNNPSQGVAEIEKIKRWSPVWIIPIVTALIGAWVLFYHFSHLGPQVVMTTLNAEGIEAGKTKIKSRSVDVGIVEQVTLSQDLNHVIVQARLNSGMNSLLHSDTVFWVVKPQIGREGVSGLGTLLSGAYIELQPGGKGKALDEFTLLDSPPLASPDAKGIRITLDSEQAGQLSAGDPVLFRGYRVGSVETSTFDAKSRLMRYQLFIGAPYDGLVNTNVRFWKDSGVAIDLSSQGMRVEMASLATLLSGGVSFDVPDGQELGKPITQDKAEFKLFDNRSSIQNSLYTEHEDFLLFFSDSVRGLQAGAPVEFRGIRVGTVGDVPFFTEGMRQRVDNDFRIPVLIRIEPGRFRNDLGPDANFEQILKTAKERGLRASLKSGNLLTGALFIDLDFYPDAKPWKGPLEVAGYPLLPTVSGGLAQIQQKVMQTLDKINSLPLNPMVTEVTKTLAESQKTMRETQKTLEALTAITSSPAMQDLPKDLQKTLNELNRSMKGFQPGSPAYNKMVGDMQRLDQVLRELQPVLRTLNEKSNALVFEAAGSQDPQPKKAKK, encoded by the coding sequence GTGACGGACAATAATCCCAGCCAGGGTGTGGCAGAAATTGAAAAAATCAAGCGGTGGTCCCCAGTGTGGATCATCCCGATTGTTACTGCGCTGATTGGCGCATGGGTACTGTTTTATCATTTTAGCCATCTGGGGCCACAAGTGGTGATGACCACTTTGAATGCTGAAGGTATTGAAGCCGGTAAAACAAAAATAAAGAGCCGTAGCGTGGATGTTGGCATCGTTGAACAGGTGACCCTGAGTCAAGATCTGAACCATGTTATCGTGCAGGCGCGGTTGAATTCCGGCATGAATAGCTTGTTGCACAGCGATACGGTTTTCTGGGTAGTCAAACCGCAGATTGGCCGTGAAGGGGTTTCCGGGCTGGGAACACTGCTGTCAGGTGCCTATATCGAATTGCAACCTGGCGGGAAAGGTAAGGCATTGGATGAATTCACATTGTTGGACTCTCCCCCTCTTGCTTCGCCAGATGCTAAAGGGATCCGCATTACACTCGATAGTGAACAAGCCGGGCAGTTGAGCGCGGGTGATCCGGTGTTGTTTCGTGGCTATCGTGTCGGCTCGGTGGAAACCAGTACCTTTGATGCTAAATCACGCCTGATGCGTTATCAGTTATTCATTGGCGCGCCTTATGACGGTCTGGTCAACACCAATGTTAGATTCTGGAAAGACAGTGGCGTGGCGATAGACCTCTCCTCACAGGGGATGCGCGTTGAGATGGCATCACTGGCGACCTTGCTCAGTGGCGGCGTCAGCTTTGATGTGCCGGATGGTCAGGAGCTGGGTAAACCAATCACCCAAGATAAAGCTGAATTCAAACTGTTTGATAACCGCAGTAGCATTCAAAACTCGCTGTATACCGAACATGAAGATTTCTTGCTGTTCTTCTCTGATTCTGTGCGCGGCTTGCAAGCTGGTGCGCCGGTTGAATTCCGGGGTATCCGTGTCGGCACCGTGGGAGATGTACCTTTCTTCACTGAAGGTATGAGGCAGCGGGTGGACAATGACTTCCGTATTCCGGTGCTCATCCGTATCGAGCCTGGCCGTTTTCGCAATGATTTAGGCCCGGATGCTAATTTTGAACAAATACTGAAAACCGCCAAAGAACGCGGTCTGCGTGCTTCCTTGAAATCAGGCAACCTGTTGACCGGTGCATTATTTATTGATTTGGACTTCTACCCAGATGCAAAACCTTGGAAAGGGCCGCTGGAAGTGGCGGGTTATCCATTGTTGCCAACCGTCAGTGGTGGTTTGGCGCAAATTCAGCAGAAAGTGATGCAGACGCTAGATAAAATCAATAGCCTGCCGCTGAACCCAATGGTCACTGAAGTCACCAAAACATTGGCTGAAAGTCAGAAAACAATGCGCGAAACTCAGAAGACGTTGGAAGCATTGACCGCGATTACTTCAAGCCCGGCAATGCAAGATCTGCCCAAAGATCTGCAAAAGACGTTGAATGAGCTGAATCGCAGTATGAAAGGTTTCCAGCCAGGTTCACCGGCCTACAATAAAATGGTGGGTGATATGCAGCGTTTAGATCAGGTCTTGCGTGAATTACAACCGGTATTGCGAACGCTGAATGAAAAGAGCAATGCGCTGGTGTTTGAAGCGGCAGGAAGTCAGGATCCTCAGCCTAAGAAGGCCAAAAAATGA
- the fabA gene encoding bifunctional 3-hydroxydecanoyl-ACP dehydratase/trans-2-decenoyl-ACP isomerase produces MVDKRESYTKEDLEASGRGELFGAGGPPLPAGNMLMMDRVVKMTEDGGTYGKGYVEAELDINPDLWFFGCHFIGDPVMPGCLGLDAMWQLVGFYLGWLGGEGKGRALGVGEVKFTGQVLPDAKKVTYRINFKRIIMRKLIMGVADGEVLVDGKVIYTATDLKVGLFKDTNAF; encoded by the coding sequence ATGGTAGATAAACGCGAATCCTATACAAAAGAAGACCTTGAAGCATCAGGCCGTGGCGAACTGTTTGGCGCAGGTGGGCCACCATTGCCAGCAGGTAATATGTTAATGATGGACCGTGTCGTCAAAATGACCGAAGACGGCGGTACCTATGGCAAAGGTTATGTGGAAGCGGAACTGGATATCAATCCGGATCTATGGTTCTTCGGTTGCCACTTTATCGGTGATCCTGTCATGCCTGGCTGCCTGGGACTTGATGCCATGTGGCAACTGGTCGGCTTCTATCTTGGTTGGTTGGGTGGCGAAGGCAAAGGCCGCGCACTCGGTGTTGGTGAAGTGAAATTCACCGGCCAAGTACTGCCAGATGCCAAGAAAGTGACATACCGTATTAATTTCAAACGCATTATTATGCGTAAACTGATTATGGGTGTGGCTGATGGCGAAGTGTTAGTGGATGGCAAAGTAATTTATACCGCCACTGACTTGAAAGTCGGCCTGTTTAAAGACACCAACGCTTTCTAA
- the ompA gene encoding porin OmpA has protein sequence MKKTAIALAVALAGFATVAQAAPKDNTWYTGGKLGWSQYQDTGTGGIYGNQGNDGPTHKDQLGAGAFLGYQANQYLGFELGYDWLGRMPYKGDVRNGDFKAQGVQLAAKLSYPIAQDLDLYTRLGGMVWRADSSAFDATSGQRSNNHDTGVSPLVALGAEYAWTKNWATRMEYQWVSQIGDKATVGARPDNGMLSVGVSYRFGQDDAVAPVVAPAPAPAPVVDTKRFTLKSDVLFAFNKSTLKPEGQQALDQLYAQLSSIDPKDGSVVVLGFADRIGQPAPNLALSQRRADSVRDYLVSKGIPADKITARGEGQANPVTGNTCDNVKPRAALIECLAPDRRVEIEVKGYKEVVTQPQA, from the coding sequence ATGAAAAAGACAGCTATCGCATTAGCAGTGGCACTGGCTGGTTTCGCTACAGTAGCGCAAGCCGCACCGAAAGATAATACCTGGTACACCGGTGGTAAACTGGGTTGGTCTCAGTATCAAGATACTGGCACTGGTGGCATCTATGGCAACCAAGGCAATGACGGTCCAACTCATAAAGACCAATTAGGTGCTGGTGCGTTCTTGGGTTACCAAGCAAACCAATACCTGGGCTTCGAACTGGGATACGACTGGCTTGGCCGTATGCCTTATAAAGGCGACGTTCGTAACGGCGACTTTAAAGCACAAGGCGTTCAGCTGGCTGCTAAACTGAGCTACCCAATTGCTCAGGACTTGGATCTGTACACCCGTCTGGGTGGTATGGTTTGGCGTGCAGACTCAAGCGCATTTGACGCAACTTCTGGCCAACGTTCCAACAACCATGACACCGGTGTTTCTCCATTGGTAGCTCTGGGTGCTGAATACGCATGGACCAAAAACTGGGCAACCCGTATGGAATACCAGTGGGTTAGCCAGATCGGTGATAAAGCTACCGTTGGTGCTCGTCCAGACAACGGCATGCTGAGCGTCGGTGTTTCTTACCGTTTCGGTCAAGATGATGCAGTAGCTCCAGTAGTTGCTCCAGCACCAGCTCCAGCTCCAGTTGTTGATACTAAGCGTTTCACGCTGAAATCTGACGTACTGTTTGCTTTCAACAAATCAACGCTGAAACCAGAAGGCCAGCAAGCTCTGGACCAACTGTATGCACAACTGAGCTCTATCGATCCTAAAGACGGTTCTGTAGTTGTTCTGGGCTTCGCTGACCGTATCGGTCAACCAGCTCCTAACTTAGCTCTGTCTCAGCGTCGTGCTGACAGCGTGCGTGATTACCTGGTTTCTAAAGGTATCCCTGCTGACAAAATCACCGCTCGCGGTGAAGGCCAAGCAAACCCAGTTACAGGCAACACCTGTGACAACGTGAAACCACGTGCTGCTCTGATTGAGTGCCTGGCACCAGATCGTCGCGTAGAGATCGAAGTTAAAGGCTACAAAGAAGTTGTAACTCAGCCACAGGCTTAA
- the rmf gene encoding ribosome modulation factor, with product MKRQKRDRLERALSRGYQAGISGRSREICPYQALDARSHWLGGWRQAMEDRAVTA from the coding sequence ATGAAGAGACAGAAAAGAGATCGCTTGGAAAGAGCGTTGTCACGTGGGTATCAGGCCGGTATTTCAGGGCGTTCAAGGGAAATTTGCCCCTATCAAGCTTTAGACGCCAGATCGCATTGGTTAGGAGGTTGGCGACAAGCCATGGAGGACAGGGCTGTGACCGCTTAA
- the matP gene encoding macrodomain Ter protein MatP — MKYQQLENLESGWKWAYLVKKHREGEAITRHIENSAAQDAVEQLMKLESEPVKVLEWIDAHMNLQLANRMKQTIRARRKRHFNAEHQHTRKKSIDLEFLVWQRLAALARRRGNTLSETVVQLIEDAERKEKYKSQMSSLKQDLQDILGKDM; from the coding sequence ATGAAATATCAGCAACTGGAAAATCTGGAAAGCGGTTGGAAATGGGCCTACTTGGTTAAAAAGCACCGCGAAGGTGAAGCCATTACCCGCCATATAGAAAACAGTGCGGCTCAGGATGCTGTAGAGCAACTGATGAAGCTGGAAAGTGAACCAGTGAAGGTGTTGGAGTGGATTGATGCACACATGAATCTGCAACTGGCTAACCGGATGAAGCAGACTATCCGTGCCAGGCGTAAGCGACATTTCAATGCAGAGCATCAGCATACTCGCAAGAAATCAATCGATCTGGAGTTTCTGGTGTGGCAACGTTTGGCTGCACTTGCACGGCGTCGAGGCAATACGCTGTCAGAGACAGTTGTTCAGTTAATTGAAGATGCTGAACGTAAAGAGAAATATAAGAGCCAGATGTCGTCTTTGAAACAGGACTTGCAAGATATTCTTGGCAAGGACATGTGA
- a CDS encoding AAA family ATPase: MTNNRLEWQSLLPNTTPYDALFATASQLEPVSFAAIQPRLENGMTLFCHPQSHPRFMLIKAQESTEYLALIAQAVKELQPEASALFGGDYLVHGHQVSWQPAQRGDEPFAAISRCLYQEWVEPEQLFGCVRWHKDQISLQPGLVHQANGGVLILSVRTLQAQPLMWLRLKQMIVQQRFDWLSPDETRPLPVHIPSMPLDLRLILVGDRLGLGDFHDMEPELGELAIYGEFEVELPLVDIDGMTLWCGYINTLLQQKQLPSLSADAWPVLFRQAVRHSGDQGSLPLCPQWLTRQLAEAALYAEEDTITANALEVALNARDWRNSYLAERMQDEIELGQILVETEGQVVGQINGLSVLEYPGHPYAFGEPARISCVVHLGDGEFVDVERKAELGGNIHAKGMMIMQAFLISELELDQPLPFSASIVFEQSYGEVDGDSASLAELCALVSALSQQPINQQIAVTGSVDQFGNVQPIGGVNEKIEGFFEACQRRGLTGNQGVILPTTNVRHLCLNQAVIDAVQQGQFHLWAVDTAAEALPLLTGVVYADEQHPSLLGIIQERISQVNPHDRHRWPWPLRWLNWFNHG; this comes from the coding sequence TTGACCAATAACAGACTTGAATGGCAGTCACTGCTGCCGAACACAACGCCATATGATGCGTTATTTGCTACTGCCTCCCAGTTGGAGCCTGTTTCTTTCGCGGCGATTCAACCCCGGCTTGAAAATGGAATGACATTATTTTGTCATCCACAATCACACCCGCGTTTTATGTTGATCAAAGCACAAGAAAGTACTGAGTATCTGGCATTGATCGCTCAAGCTGTTAAAGAGCTGCAACCTGAGGCCTCTGCCCTGTTTGGCGGAGACTACCTCGTGCATGGTCACCAGGTAAGCTGGCAGCCAGCTCAACGCGGTGATGAGCCGTTTGCGGCGATTTCGCGCTGCCTTTATCAGGAATGGGTTGAACCAGAACAACTGTTTGGTTGTGTCAGATGGCATAAAGATCAAATAAGTCTGCAACCCGGCTTAGTTCATCAGGCGAATGGCGGTGTATTGATCTTATCGGTACGGACATTACAGGCTCAACCATTGATGTGGCTGCGCCTGAAGCAGATGATTGTTCAGCAGCGCTTTGACTGGCTGTCTCCTGATGAAACCCGCCCATTACCGGTGCATATCCCCTCAATGCCACTCGATCTGCGCTTGATTCTTGTCGGCGATCGCCTGGGTCTGGGTGATTTCCATGATATGGAACCTGAACTGGGCGAATTGGCTATTTACGGTGAGTTCGAAGTCGAACTACCGCTAGTCGATATCGATGGCATGACTTTATGGTGCGGTTATATCAATACGCTTTTGCAGCAGAAACAGTTGCCTTCCTTATCTGCTGATGCCTGGCCAGTGCTGTTCCGCCAAGCTGTGCGCCACAGTGGCGACCAAGGAAGTCTGCCATTATGCCCGCAATGGCTTACCCGCCAGTTGGCAGAAGCCGCTTTATATGCTGAAGAAGATACGATTACAGCCAATGCATTGGAAGTTGCGCTAAATGCTCGTGATTGGCGTAATAGTTACCTTGCCGAGCGGATGCAAGACGAAATCGAGCTCGGACAAATTCTGGTTGAAACCGAAGGCCAAGTGGTCGGCCAGATTAATGGTTTGTCAGTATTGGAATATCCTGGCCATCCTTACGCCTTTGGTGAACCGGCGCGTATCAGTTGTGTTGTCCACTTAGGTGATGGTGAATTTGTTGATGTGGAACGTAAAGCCGAATTAGGCGGTAATATTCATGCTAAAGGCATGATGATTATGCAGGCTTTTTTGATTTCAGAACTGGAACTCGATCAGCCGCTGCCTTTCTCCGCCTCCATTGTTTTTGAGCAATCTTATGGTGAGGTTGATGGTGATAGTGCATCGCTGGCAGAACTTTGCGCGCTGGTCAGTGCCCTGTCACAACAGCCCATCAATCAGCAAATTGCCGTGACAGGTTCTGTCGACCAATTTGGTAATGTGCAGCCTATTGGCGGTGTGAATGAAAAAATTGAAGGCTTCTTCGAAGCTTGTCAACGCCGCGGGCTAACAGGCAATCAGGGGGTTATTTTACCTACCACCAATGTTCGCCATTTATGCTTGAATCAAGCGGTGATTGATGCAGTACAGCAAGGACAGTTCCATTTGTGGGCTGTAGATACCGCCGCTGAAGCATTACCATTATTAACAGGTGTGGTTTATGCTGATGAGCAGCACCCCAGCTTGTTAGGTATAATTCAAGAACGCATCTCGCAAGTAAATCCGCATGACAGACACCGTTGGCCATGGCCATTACGCTGGTTGAACTGGTTTAACCACGGCTGA
- a CDS encoding TfoX/Sxy family DNA transformation protein — protein MKNASENKIIQAQCRFDFLGKITVRSQFGGYGLLANGIMFAVVSEGEVYLRANDLVENLFRARGMTNLVYAKRGLPVLLRYYCVDSVLWGDDLVLRHFAKQAYQGAKSEVLSKNCPPVRLKDLPNLSASLERLLWKAGITSVAELRLEGAKRCYLKLRTLRCSLGLNVLLALAGAISGHHYAVLPLVMRSELMEWFEMHFRAVDIGIAQYETA, from the coding sequence ATGAAAAATGCATCAGAGAACAAGATAATACAAGCACAGTGCCGTTTTGACTTTTTAGGCAAAATCACAGTTCGCTCACAATTTGGCGGCTATGGTCTGTTAGCAAATGGCATTATGTTTGCGGTGGTTTCGGAGGGGGAGGTGTATTTACGCGCTAACGATTTAGTCGAAAATTTATTTCGTGCTCGAGGGATGACAAATCTTGTTTATGCCAAACGGGGGCTTCCGGTATTACTACGATATTACTGTGTCGACTCGGTTTTGTGGGGTGATGACCTCGTATTACGTCACTTTGCAAAACAGGCATATCAAGGTGCTAAATCCGAGGTTTTAAGTAAAAACTGCCCTCCAGTTCGTTTGAAAGACTTACCTAATCTCAGTGCCAGCCTTGAGCGCTTATTATGGAAAGCCGGGATCACGAGTGTGGCTGAATTGAGGCTTGAAGGGGCTAAGCGCTGTTATCTGAAGTTACGGACTTTGAGATGTTCGCTTGGCCTCAATGTCCTATTGGCCCTTGCAGGGGCCATCAGTGGTCACCACTATGCTGTATTGCCCCTTGTCATGCGCAGTGAGCTTATGGAATGGTTTGAAATGCACTTTCGCGCGGTCGATATCGGCATTGCACAATACGAAACAGCTTAA
- the fabF gene encoding beta-ketoacyl-ACP synthase II: MNKRRVVITGMGVVSPLGCGIDVVWQRLLAGQSGIRVLPEEIVSDLSAKIGGQVPTIAADPEGGFDPDKAVAPKDQKKMDRFIEFAMAAADEAIIHANWQADNAEKQERTATIIGSGIGGFPSIANAVRTTDSRGPKRLSPFTVPSFLVNLAAGHVSIKHHFKGPIGAPVTACAAGVQAIGDAVRLIRNDEADIALCGGAEAAIDKVSLAGFAAARALSTGSNDAPEKASRPFDSARDGFVMGEGAGLLVIEELEHALARGAQPLAEIVGYGTSADAYHMTSGAEDGDGAYRAMKIALRQAGITPAQVQHLNAHATSTPVGDLGEINAIKHLFGESDRLAVTSTKSATGHLLGAAGGLETIFTVLALRDQIVPATLNLDNLDPAAKGLNVIAGKAQPHEITYALSNGFGFGGVNASILLKRWAE, translated from the coding sequence ATGAATAAGCGCCGTGTAGTAATTACAGGAATGGGTGTGGTTTCCCCATTAGGCTGTGGTATTGACGTCGTATGGCAACGCCTATTAGCAGGGCAATCGGGTATCCGTGTTTTGCCAGAGGAGATTGTCAGTGATTTATCGGCAAAGATTGGTGGACAAGTTCCAACTATTGCAGCAGATCCCGAGGGCGGTTTTGATCCCGATAAAGCTGTTGCGCCGAAAGATCAAAAGAAAATGGATCGTTTTATTGAATTTGCAATGGCCGCAGCAGATGAAGCCATTATCCATGCTAACTGGCAAGCTGATAATGCTGAGAAGCAAGAGCGCACTGCAACCATTATTGGCTCAGGTATTGGTGGTTTCCCGTCTATTGCAAATGCGGTGCGCACCACCGACAGTCGTGGCCCCAAACGCCTCTCACCTTTCACTGTGCCTTCATTTTTGGTGAATCTGGCCGCAGGCCATGTTTCTATCAAACATCATTTCAAAGGGCCGATTGGCGCGCCTGTTACCGCTTGCGCCGCGGGTGTTCAAGCCATAGGCGATGCGGTACGCCTCATCCGCAATGATGAAGCGGATATTGCACTTTGCGGCGGTGCCGAAGCTGCAATAGATAAAGTTAGCCTGGCGGGCTTTGCTGCGGCACGCGCATTATCAACCGGTTCTAATGATGCTCCAGAAAAAGCCTCTCGCCCATTCGACAGTGCCCGTGATGGTTTTGTCATGGGTGAAGGCGCTGGCTTATTGGTTATCGAGGAGTTAGAGCATGCTTTGGCGCGTGGAGCACAGCCATTAGCTGAGATTGTCGGCTACGGTACCAGCGCCGATGCCTACCATATGACTTCTGGTGCTGAAGACGGTGACGGCGCATATCGTGCAATGAAAATTGCGCTCCGTCAGGCTGGAATAACCCCCGCGCAGGTTCAGCATTTAAATGCTCATGCAACCTCAACTCCGGTGGGTGATTTGGGTGAAATCAATGCCATTAAGCATCTGTTTGGCGAGAGTGACAGGTTAGCGGTGACGTCAACTAAGTCAGCCACGGGTCACTTGCTGGGTGCCGCTGGCGGGTTAGAAACTATCTTTACCGTGCTGGCATTACGAGATCAAATCGTCCCTGCGACATTGAATCTGGATAATCTGGATCCCGCCGCCAAGGGGCTTAATGTCATTGCGGGTAAAGCACAACCTCACGAAATCACCTATGCGCTTTCGAATGGTTTTGGTTTTGGCGGTGTGAATGCAAGTATCTTGCTCAAGCGCTGGGCTGAATAA
- the sulA gene encoding SOS-induced cell division inhibitor SulA, producing MRTQSLKPYNANYHSLVTRDTPTRVDAPTDSGLISELVYSENQPAVAQLLLPLLQQLAKQSRWLLWLTTEQKLSRLWLQQSGLPMTKVVQARQVNPLSTVDAMEKALLTGNYSVVLGWLPELSENDRIRLRMAAQLGNAYGFVMRPLDDTKLDQGQCATLKIHSSLYH from the coding sequence ATGCGTACTCAATCACTAAAACCTTATAATGCTAATTATCATTCTCTTGTCACCCGTGATACACCGACAAGAGTTGATGCCCCTACAGATAGTGGCCTTATCAGTGAACTTGTGTACAGTGAAAACCAACCTGCGGTTGCCCAGTTATTGCTTCCTTTATTACAACAGCTTGCTAAACAATCCCGATGGCTGCTATGGCTAACAACAGAACAAAAATTAAGTCGTTTATGGCTACAGCAATCAGGTTTACCCATGACCAAAGTCGTTCAGGCGAGGCAGGTCAATCCATTATCAACTGTTGATGCAATGGAAAAAGCGTTATTGACGGGAAATTACAGTGTCGTTCTTGGTTGGCTACCGGAGTTATCGGAAAATGACCGTATCAGATTGCGTATGGCAGCACAGTTAGGAAATGCTTACGGGTTTGTTATGCGTCCTTTAGATGACACAAAACTCGACCAAGGACAGTGCGCAACGTTAAAAATTCATTCTTCTTTGTATCATTAA